The Mycobacterium sp. 3519A genome contains a region encoding:
- a CDS encoding SufE family protein, with amino-acid sequence MSMPAALAEVVSDFQDVQGQDKLALLLEFANELPPLPADLEEAAMEPVPECQSPLFLHVDAADRDKVRLYFSAPAEAPTTRGFAAILATGLDKQSVDDILAVPDDFYSDLGLAALISPLRLRGMSAMLARIKRRLREN; translated from the coding sequence ATGAGCATGCCGGCCGCGCTGGCCGAAGTCGTATCGGATTTCCAGGACGTGCAGGGACAGGACAAGCTCGCCCTGCTGCTGGAGTTCGCGAACGAATTGCCCCCGCTGCCAGCCGATCTCGAAGAGGCGGCGATGGAGCCGGTGCCGGAGTGCCAGTCGCCGCTGTTCCTTCACGTCGACGCGGCCGACCGTGACAAGGTGCGGCTGTATTTCAGCGCTCCCGCGGAGGCGCCGACGACGCGCGGGTTCGCCGCGATCCTTGCGACGGGCCTCGACAAGCAGTCGGTCGACGACATCCTGGCCGTGCCCGACGACTTCTACTCCGATCTCGGGCTGGCCGCGCTGATCAGTCCGCTGCGGCTGCGGGGCATGTCGGCGATGCTGGCGCGGATCAAGCGCAGGCTGCGCGAGAACTGA
- a CDS encoding sulfurtransferase encodes MPLPADPDPALQSYAHPERLVTADWLSGNLGRPGLAIVESDEDVLLYDTGHIPGAVKIDWHTDLNDPHVRDYINGEQFAELMNRKGIARDDTVVIYGDKSNWWAAYALWVFTLFGHPDVRLLDGGRDLWISDGRETTLDVPSKQSTGYPVVDRDDAPIRAYREDVLEILGKQPLIDVRSPQEYTGERTHMPDYPEEGALRGGHIPTARSIPWAKAAQDNGRFRNREELEELYGFLQPDDKTVVYCRIGERSSHTWFVLTHLLGKPGVRNYDGSWTEWGNAVRVPVAVGEEPGSAP; translated from the coding sequence GTGCCGCTGCCTGCTGATCCAGACCCCGCCCTGCAGTCGTATGCCCATCCCGAACGCCTGGTCACCGCCGACTGGCTATCGGGCAACCTGGGCCGCCCTGGGCTTGCCATAGTCGAATCCGACGAAGACGTATTGCTCTACGACACCGGCCATATACCCGGCGCCGTGAAGATCGACTGGCATACCGACCTCAACGATCCCCATGTCCGCGACTACATCAACGGCGAGCAGTTCGCCGAGTTGATGAACCGCAAGGGCATCGCCCGCGACGACACCGTCGTGATCTACGGCGACAAGAGCAACTGGTGGGCCGCCTACGCGCTGTGGGTGTTCACCCTGTTCGGCCATCCCGACGTGCGACTGCTCGACGGAGGCCGCGACCTGTGGATCTCCGACGGCCGCGAAACCACGCTGGACGTGCCGTCGAAGCAGAGCACCGGCTACCCGGTCGTCGACCGCGACGACGCGCCGATCCGCGCCTACCGGGAAGACGTCCTCGAGATCCTCGGCAAGCAACCGCTGATCGACGTCCGCTCGCCGCAGGAATACACCGGCGAACGCACCCACATGCCCGACTACCCGGAAGAGGGTGCGCTGCGCGGCGGCCACATCCCCACCGCCCGCTCCATCCCCTGGGCCAAGGCCGCACAGGACAACGGCCGGTTCCGCAACCGCGAGGAACTCGAGGAGCTGTATGGCTTCCTGCAGCCCGACGACAAGACCGTCGTCTACTGCCGCATCGGGGAGCGGTCCAGCCACACCTGGTTCGTGCTGACCCACCTGCTCGGCAAGCCAGGGGTGCGCAACTACGACGGCTCGTGGACCGAATGGGGTAACGCGGTGCGGGTGCCGGTCGCGGTCGGGGAAGAGCCCGGAAGCGCTCCATGA
- a CDS encoding DapH/DapD/GlmU-related protein: MFVEPQASDPEVIARKREVNPNVRIPPKMEWVTEPDGRIVNYKLAGETLFHRIRDVYVAYFYNTVVTYIPFHFIRLGYLRLFGAKIGKGTAICRGTGVWFIPYIVIGDRVSIGFRCLLDARAGIAIGDDVVIASDTQIIAGGHDINHPNFVPAPNPPDPIVIDDHVWIGSRAMILPSLIGRGAVVAAHSVVNKEVPPFAIVGGVPAKVIGERNKDALQYSGKYKLPFF; encoded by the coding sequence TTGTTCGTTGAACCGCAAGCGTCCGACCCTGAAGTGATCGCCCGCAAGCGCGAAGTAAACCCCAATGTGCGCATCCCACCGAAGATGGAGTGGGTCACCGAGCCCGATGGCCGCATCGTCAATTACAAGCTCGCGGGCGAGACCCTGTTCCACCGGATCCGCGATGTCTACGTGGCGTACTTCTACAACACGGTCGTCACCTACATCCCGTTCCACTTCATCCGGCTGGGCTATCTGCGCCTGTTCGGCGCGAAGATCGGCAAGGGCACGGCGATTTGCCGGGGCACCGGTGTCTGGTTCATTCCCTACATCGTGATCGGCGATCGCGTGTCGATCGGATTCCGCTGCCTGCTGGACGCCAGGGCGGGCATTGCGATCGGTGACGACGTCGTCATCGCCAGCGACACGCAGATCATCGCCGGCGGCCACGACATCAACCACCCCAACTTCGTCCCTGCGCCCAACCCGCCCGACCCCATCGTCATCGACGATCACGTGTGGATCGGCAGCCGGGCGATGATCCTGCCGAGCCTGATCGGCCGTGGCGCCGTGGTGGCCGCCCACTCGGTGGTCAACAAGGAGGTGCCGCCGTTCGCGATCGTCGGCGGGGTGCCCGCCAAGGTGATCGGCGAGCGCAACAAGGACGCGCTGCAGTACAGCGGCAAGTACAAGCTGCCGTTCTTCTGA
- a CDS encoding nucleotide sugar dehydrogenase: MADPAKYDVGIVGLGFVGLTLATVLAESGISVIGVEKRPEIVEMTNAGTPHFTETGLPDALAGVTRSKKFVAVEQFDDSFTCDTYIITVGTPLSADGVARLDMIEAAARDIAGNMRDGALVILRSTVKVGTTRDVVAPILTASGKKFDIAMCPERTLEGKALQELRELPQIVGADDPAVADRAAALFRRLTISIVQVADIETAEIIKLVSNTFRDVQFAFANEVARVCDAFGVSAHEVISAGKLGYNRTNIPLPGLVGGPCLEKDPHILMESARSRGIEMEITTAGRLVNERQPLETAQFISSEIRRRNLAAAGPLRINILGMAFKGIPETSDLRGSMSIKVLDALKKAHPEAEIGVYDPITSTEVLAAEFPDEKVFNRFGDAVSGASVVVIANNHPSLGTIGPRTITEFISPNGFVFDYWNHFSHLPTSELGDSYFAVGRSGWAPIDG, from the coding sequence ATGGCTGATCCAGCAAAGTACGACGTGGGGATCGTCGGACTCGGTTTTGTGGGGCTGACTTTGGCGACCGTTCTCGCCGAATCGGGCATCTCGGTGATTGGCGTCGAGAAACGGCCAGAGATCGTCGAGATGACCAATGCGGGCACCCCGCACTTCACCGAGACCGGTCTGCCCGACGCATTGGCCGGCGTGACGAGGTCCAAGAAGTTCGTGGCCGTTGAGCAGTTCGACGACAGCTTCACCTGCGACACCTACATCATCACCGTCGGGACGCCGCTGTCGGCCGACGGGGTGGCCCGCCTGGACATGATCGAGGCGGCCGCCCGCGACATCGCCGGGAACATGCGCGACGGGGCGCTGGTGATCCTGCGGTCGACGGTGAAGGTGGGCACGACGCGCGACGTGGTGGCCCCGATCCTGACCGCGAGCGGTAAGAAATTCGATATCGCGATGTGCCCGGAACGCACGCTGGAAGGCAAGGCGCTGCAGGAATTGCGTGAATTGCCGCAAATTGTCGGAGCCGACGATCCGGCCGTCGCCGATCGCGCCGCCGCGCTATTTCGGCGGCTCACCATTTCGATAGTCCAGGTCGCCGATATCGAGACCGCCGAGATCATCAAGCTGGTCAGTAATACCTTCCGCGATGTGCAGTTCGCGTTCGCCAACGAGGTCGCGCGGGTGTGCGACGCGTTCGGCGTCAGCGCACACGAGGTCATCTCCGCGGGCAAGCTCGGCTACAACCGCACCAACATCCCGTTGCCGGGCCTGGTCGGCGGGCCGTGTCTGGAGAAGGATCCGCACATCCTGATGGAGAGCGCGCGGTCGCGCGGCATCGAGATGGAGATAACGACCGCGGGCAGGCTGGTCAACGAACGTCAGCCGCTGGAGACCGCGCAGTTCATCAGCAGCGAGATCAGGCGCCGCAATCTGGCGGCCGCGGGTCCGTTGCGGATCAACATCCTTGGCATGGCGTTCAAGGGGATTCCCGAGACCAGCGACCTGCGCGGGTCGATGTCGATCAAGGTGCTCGATGCGTTGAAGAAGGCACACCCGGAAGCCGAGATCGGGGTGTACGACCCGATCACCTCTACGGAAGTGCTCGCCGCCGAGTTCCCCGACGAGAAGGTGTTCAACAGGTTCGGCGACGCGGTCAGCGGGGCGTCGGTGGTGGTGATCGCCAACAACCATCCGTCGCTCGGCACGATCGGGCCGCGCACCATCACCGAGTTCATCAGTCCCAACGGGTTCGTCTTCGACTACTGGAACCACTTCAGCCACCTACCCACATCGGAACTGGGCGACTCGTACTTCGCGGTCGGCCGCAGCGGATGGGCGCCGATCGATGGCTGA